From Luteolibacter arcticus, one genomic window encodes:
- a CDS encoding DUF2339 domain-containing protein, which translates to MTEEERDSYRRELQWLRDRVHALATQRATEIADLHEAISLLEQKLVAPVMPAVAPSPPPAEELPAPAPLPVFAEEIPAQSAEREMVPPPALGKVLPLPPPIPKGSFELRFGRIWLVRLGIALLITGLVLLGNYAYQNWIRDLSAGIRLAALYFGSFLICGTGVFLGARETMRRFGDVLLAGGLAFFYWCTFAAHHAPRLQVIDSPVLAGVLLLGAAGVIVGVSLRRDSRVTATMGLLLASYSTVLQPLGWLSAASNVVLACAGTAFMLRRGWCLPGVASMAGTYLAFLWWQIAGGHGGRPDDPAALWFLPPVWVAFALPGVIGVSRHFDGMSDRARAVFASANNIAFFLLFSALWVEQQRSIDDYWTVPAVFGAVLLALGVAGRSRDAAGGAHLAQGLSALTLAMALKLDGYHLALGFAGQTLALSFAFRRFGGKSELVFAMLAAAMALVLSLSDASSYSDTPLWSRALVATLLVAAAFPLRAGCEVVAAEQEKSHAARVATALVFLAGSVVGLVFCGHHLAVPWRAPACGAVALGWSAFTLLRDPRRRLPEAGWAALVFGLASIPLLYPTGFELPWWPPVVAGLLALASHRLWLGKDRAITPHDIAKSPEAFLWLSALTISAATFKGIEVATFSETGELIGLAAAAIGIAAVGRFLVVSPILQIGAVLLLPPVVQLQTDLTRDAAALLFVPVAAALGVIALAGPRSVAGFLARFAAGFTWLIAWNTLAPETWGEVVAASAVLLAILSIRRGQVIVYESWAFLASAVAWLLVRTSVTYPWAPMPDAPFPHGAITVAACFALPLLTTVRNAPQRTLRHVLLMASAALLALWSSQYVVWHFDWKPVAILWTSLGFALVSAGLWRKLSALRHAGFALLAVALVKLFAVDVWDFGTFIRIAAFLALGVALVVLGFFYNRFADALKKLFEADEV; encoded by the coding sequence GTGACGGAAGAAGAACGCGACAGCTACCGGCGGGAACTCCAGTGGCTGCGCGACCGTGTGCACGCCCTTGCTACCCAGCGCGCGACCGAGATCGCGGACCTTCACGAGGCGATTTCCTTGCTGGAACAGAAGTTGGTGGCGCCCGTGATGCCCGCGGTTGCCCCGTCTCCCCCGCCTGCTGAGGAGCTTCCCGCTCCCGCGCCGCTGCCGGTGTTCGCAGAGGAGATTCCCGCGCAGTCAGCGGAACGGGAGATGGTTCCTCCGCCAGCTCTCGGAAAGGTCCTGCCGCTCCCGCCGCCGATTCCCAAGGGCTCGTTCGAACTCCGCTTCGGGCGCATCTGGCTGGTCCGGCTGGGCATCGCCTTGCTGATAACCGGCCTCGTGCTGCTAGGGAACTACGCCTACCAGAACTGGATCCGCGACCTGTCCGCCGGAATCCGGTTGGCGGCCCTGTATTTCGGGTCGTTCCTGATCTGCGGAACCGGAGTCTTTCTCGGCGCGCGGGAAACGATGAGACGCTTCGGCGACGTGCTGCTGGCGGGCGGACTGGCGTTTTTCTACTGGTGCACCTTTGCCGCCCACCATGCCCCGCGCTTGCAGGTGATCGATTCGCCGGTCCTGGCGGGTGTGCTCCTGCTCGGTGCCGCCGGAGTGATCGTCGGGGTCTCGCTGCGCCGCGATTCGCGGGTGACGGCCACGATGGGGCTGCTGCTCGCGTCGTACTCGACGGTCCTCCAGCCGCTCGGCTGGTTGTCGGCGGCCTCGAATGTCGTGCTCGCCTGCGCGGGCACCGCCTTCATGCTGCGGCGCGGCTGGTGCTTGCCCGGCGTGGCCTCGATGGCCGGGACTTACCTCGCCTTCCTCTGGTGGCAAATTGCCGGCGGTCACGGGGGGCGGCCGGATGATCCCGCGGCGTTGTGGTTTCTTCCGCCGGTGTGGGTGGCGTTTGCGCTGCCAGGGGTGATCGGGGTGTCGCGGCACTTCGATGGCATGTCCGATCGGGCCCGGGCGGTCTTCGCCTCGGCGAACAACATCGCGTTTTTCCTGCTCTTCTCCGCCTTGTGGGTGGAGCAGCAACGGAGCATCGATGACTATTGGACGGTGCCCGCCGTGTTCGGCGCGGTGCTGCTCGCCTTGGGAGTGGCCGGCCGATCGCGCGATGCGGCGGGCGGCGCTCATCTGGCCCAGGGCCTCAGCGCCTTGACGCTGGCGATGGCCCTGAAGCTCGATGGCTATCATCTGGCCCTGGGCTTCGCCGGGCAGACGCTGGCCTTGTCGTTCGCCTTCCGGCGGTTTGGGGGAAAGAGCGAACTCGTGTTCGCCATGCTCGCCGCAGCGATGGCGCTCGTCCTTTCCCTGAGTGATGCAAGCTCCTACTCCGACACGCCGCTGTGGAGCCGGGCGCTGGTGGCCACGCTGCTGGTGGCGGCGGCCTTTCCGTTGCGGGCGGGATGCGAGGTGGTGGCGGCTGAGCAGGAAAAATCCCACGCGGCGCGGGTAGCGACGGCGCTGGTGTTTCTTGCGGGGAGCGTGGTGGGACTCGTCTTCTGCGGGCATCATCTTGCCGTCCCGTGGCGCGCGCCCGCATGCGGGGCAGTGGCTCTCGGGTGGTCGGCGTTTACCTTGTTGCGCGATCCAAGGCGGCGGTTGCCCGAGGCGGGATGGGCGGCGCTGGTGTTTGGACTCGCGAGCATTCCGCTGCTCTATCCGACAGGATTCGAGCTGCCATGGTGGCCGCCGGTGGTAGCGGGCCTGCTTGCCTTGGCTTCGCATCGGCTGTGGTTAGGGAAGGATCGGGCGATCACGCCGCACGACATTGCGAAGAGTCCCGAGGCCTTCCTGTGGCTCTCGGCCCTCACGATCAGTGCTGCGACCTTTAAAGGCATCGAAGTCGCGACCTTCTCCGAAACCGGCGAGCTGATCGGCTTGGCTGCCGCGGCGATCGGCATCGCGGCGGTGGGACGCTTCCTTGTGGTCTCCCCCATTCTTCAAATCGGGGCCGTCCTGCTGCTGCCGCCCGTCGTCCAGCTTCAGACGGATTTGACGAGGGATGCCGCGGCATTGCTTTTCGTGCCGGTGGCCGCCGCGCTCGGCGTGATCGCGCTGGCGGGACCCCGCTCCGTGGCCGGATTCCTCGCCCGGTTTGCCGCCGGTTTCACCTGGCTGATCGCTTGGAACACGCTCGCGCCGGAAACATGGGGCGAGGTGGTGGCGGCCAGCGCCGTGCTGCTGGCGATTCTGTCGATCCGCCGTGGACAGGTCATCGTTTACGAAAGCTGGGCGTTTCTTGCCTCGGCGGTCGCGTGGCTGCTCGTAAGGACCAGCGTCACCTACCCGTGGGCGCCGATGCCAGATGCTCCCTTTCCTCATGGCGCGATCACGGTGGCGGCGTGCTTTGCGCTTCCGCTGCTCACCACTGTAAGAAATGCCCCGCAGCGAACCCTCCGCCATGTCCTGTTGATGGCGTCGGCGGCGCTGCTCGCACTCTGGTCGAGCCAGTACGTCGTGTGGCACTTCGATTGGAAGCCGGTTGCCATCCTTTGGACCTCACTCGGCTTCGCTCTCGTCAGTGCCGGCCTATGGCGGAAGCTCTCCGCGCTGCGCCACGCCGGATTCGCGCTGCTGGCGGTCGCGCTGGTGAAGCTGTTCGCTGTCGACGTCTGGGACTTCGGGACGTTCATCCGCATCGCCGCCTTCCTCGCGCTGGGCGTGGCGCTGGTCGTGCTTGGCTTCTTCTACAACCGCTTCGCGGACGCGCTGAAGAAGCTCTTCGAGGCGGATGAGGTATGA
- the recA gene encoding recombinase RecA gives MAKTLEDASDKLADARKRNLDLAISSIQKEFGEAAIMRMGDGHRVDVDVIPTGNLLIDRALGVGGFPRGRIIEVFGPESSGKTTLTLTAIAQAQKKGGLAAFIDVEHALDPQYAKMLGVNLDDLLVSQPSSGEEALQICEALVRSNAIDVIVLDSVAALVTKQELDGEIGDSTVGAQARLMSAAMRKLTSFISKARTVCIFTNQIREKIGVMFGNPETTPGGRALKFFASMRVDIRRIGQIKATDGTVQGSRTKIKVVKNKVAPPFAECEFDIMYNEGISSVGSLLDLALEMDLIQKRGSWFAYNGAQLAQGRDAAKEALKADEALYNELSDKVREKLDSAKKK, from the coding sequence ATGGCCAAGACCCTAGAAGACGCATCAGACAAACTCGCAGACGCCCGCAAACGCAATCTCGATCTGGCTATCTCCAGCATCCAGAAGGAGTTCGGTGAAGCCGCCATCATGCGAATGGGCGACGGTCACCGCGTCGATGTGGACGTCATCCCGACCGGTAACTTGCTCATCGACCGCGCCCTCGGCGTCGGTGGCTTCCCCCGAGGCCGCATCATCGAGGTGTTCGGCCCGGAATCCTCCGGTAAGACGACCCTGACCCTCACCGCCATCGCCCAGGCCCAGAAAAAGGGCGGGCTGGCAGCCTTCATCGACGTCGAGCACGCCCTCGACCCGCAGTACGCCAAGATGCTCGGCGTGAATCTCGACGATCTGCTCGTTTCTCAGCCTTCGTCCGGTGAGGAAGCCCTGCAAATCTGCGAGGCGCTGGTCCGTTCGAATGCCATCGACGTGATCGTCCTCGACTCCGTCGCCGCGTTGGTGACCAAGCAGGAACTCGACGGTGAAATCGGCGACTCCACCGTGGGTGCCCAGGCCCGCCTGATGAGCGCGGCCATGCGCAAGCTGACCAGCTTCATTTCCAAGGCGCGCACCGTCTGCATCTTCACCAACCAGATTCGCGAAAAGATCGGCGTGATGTTCGGCAACCCCGAAACCACTCCGGGCGGCCGAGCACTGAAGTTCTTCGCCTCCATGCGCGTCGATATCCGCCGCATCGGCCAGATCAAGGCGACCGACGGAACCGTTCAGGGGAGCCGCACCAAGATCAAGGTGGTGAAGAACAAGGTCGCCCCACCCTTTGCCGAGTGCGAGTTCGACATCATGTACAACGAGGGCATCTCCTCGGTCGGCTCGCTGCTCGATCTCGCGCTGGAAATGGATCTCATCCAGAAGCGCGGCTCGTGGTTCGCCTACAATGGCGCGCAGCTCGCCCAAGGCCGCGACGCCGCCAAGGAAGCGCTCAAGGCAGACGAGGCACTCTACAACGAGCTCAGCGACAAGGTTCGCGAGAAGCTCGATTCGGCGAAGAAGAAGTAA
- a CDS encoding RecQ family ATP-dependent DNA helicase, whose translation MSDDSLLPLLRERFGHDGFRGGQREVVEGLLARRSMLAVFPTGGGKSLCYQLPALLLDGITLVVSPLIALMKDQVDALREKGVAAARLDSTLEPAAYEAVIRSLEDGSLKILYVAPERLSNEGFRARLRKLKLALVAIDEAHCISEWGHNFRPDYLKLAKLCRDLKVPRVLCLTATATPSVAKDIRKGFRIAKGDLVQLSFHRANLDLKVTPLSATRRKQHLLEQLRASDGSAIVYVTLQHTAEEVATFLQKNGLSAQAYHAGLPDEFRAAAQDAFMAGRTRIIVATIAFGMGIDKADIRAVYHYNLPKSLENYTQETGRAGRDGQLSYCELLACGDDLVTLENFIHGDTPSPAATRHFIDHVLRLGNEFDLSTYELSTVNDIRPLVVETMLTYLELEGVIEATRKFWSSYQIRLLRDIEKVLAGYDARRKTFLRKIFAAAKEGRSWLTFDIRQVAMATGEDDQRITSALMYLEEAGDVALKKSGIRQGYRLKKDPGDLRELAGRLDAQFRKREAADLARLRQVVELAEQPGCLTGFVTGHFGERLGEPCGHCDRCRGIAPQPVPRTKAPAPDDDELRAIQALRVEGHAALKAPRQLARFLCGIGSPAVTRARLSRHDAFGLLERLPFSEVLDLAENL comes from the coding sequence GTGTCCGACGATTCGTTGCTCCCGTTGTTGCGTGAACGCTTCGGCCATGACGGCTTTCGTGGCGGGCAGCGGGAGGTGGTGGAGGGGTTGCTGGCGAGACGCTCGATGCTCGCGGTGTTTCCCACCGGCGGGGGCAAGTCGCTGTGCTACCAGCTTCCGGCACTCTTGTTAGACGGGATTACGCTGGTCGTTTCGCCGCTGATCGCCCTGATGAAGGATCAGGTGGACGCGTTGCGGGAAAAGGGCGTCGCGGCGGCACGGCTGGATTCGACGCTGGAGCCGGCGGCCTACGAGGCGGTGATCCGGTCTCTTGAAGATGGCTCGCTGAAGATCCTCTACGTGGCTCCCGAGCGGCTGTCCAACGAGGGCTTCCGGGCGCGTCTGCGGAAGCTGAAGCTCGCGCTGGTGGCGATCGATGAGGCGCACTGCATCTCCGAGTGGGGCCACAATTTCCGGCCGGACTACCTGAAGCTGGCCAAGCTCTGCCGCGACCTGAAGGTACCGCGCGTGCTATGCCTGACCGCGACCGCCACGCCATCGGTGGCGAAGGACATTCGCAAGGGATTCCGCATCGCGAAGGGAGACCTCGTGCAACTCAGTTTCCACCGCGCGAACCTGGACTTGAAGGTGACGCCGCTATCGGCGACCAGGCGCAAGCAACATTTGTTAGAGCAATTGCGCGCCAGCGATGGGTCGGCGATCGTTTATGTGACGCTCCAGCATACCGCAGAGGAGGTGGCGACCTTCCTGCAGAAGAACGGGCTCTCGGCGCAGGCCTACCACGCGGGCTTGCCGGACGAATTCCGTGCCGCCGCGCAGGATGCCTTCATGGCCGGACGCACGCGGATTATCGTCGCCACGATCGCCTTCGGCATGGGCATCGACAAGGCGGACATCCGCGCGGTCTATCACTACAATCTGCCGAAGAGCCTCGAGAACTACACCCAGGAAACCGGCCGGGCCGGACGCGATGGCCAGCTTTCCTACTGCGAGCTGTTAGCCTGCGGCGATGACCTGGTGACGCTGGAGAATTTCATCCACGGCGACACGCCTTCACCGGCGGCGACGCGGCACTTCATCGACCACGTGCTGCGGCTGGGGAACGAGTTCGACCTTTCGACCTACGAGCTTTCGACCGTCAATGACATCCGCCCGCTGGTGGTGGAGACGATGCTGACCTACCTGGAGCTGGAGGGTGTGATCGAGGCGACGCGGAAGTTCTGGTCATCCTATCAGATCCGACTGCTGCGGGATATCGAGAAGGTCCTGGCCGGCTACGACGCGAGGCGGAAAACCTTCCTGCGGAAGATCTTCGCTGCCGCGAAAGAAGGCCGCAGTTGGCTGACCTTCGACATCCGCCAGGTGGCCATGGCGACCGGCGAGGATGACCAGCGGATCACCTCGGCACTGATGTATCTGGAGGAAGCCGGCGATGTGGCGCTCAAGAAATCCGGCATTCGCCAGGGCTACCGCTTGAAGAAAGATCCCGGCGACCTGCGCGAATTGGCGGGCCGCCTGGATGCACAGTTCCGAAAACGCGAGGCCGCCGACCTCGCCCGGCTGCGGCAGGTGGTGGAACTCGCCGAGCAACCCGGCTGCCTGACCGGCTTTGTGACCGGGCATTTCGGGGAAAGGCTTGGTGAACCGTGCGGCCACTGCGATCGCTGCCGGGGAATTGCGCCGCAGCCGGTGCCGCGAACCAAGGCTCCCGCTCCGGATGATGACGAGTTGCGCGCAATTCAAGCACTGCGGGTGGAAGGACATGCCGCGCTCAAGGCCCCCAGACAGCTCGCCCGTTTCCTGTGCGGGATCGGCAGCCCGGCGGTGACGCGCGCGCGGCTGTCGCGGCATGATGCCTTCGGTCTGTTGGAACGGCTGCCGTTTTCCGAGGTGCTGGATCTGGCGGAAAACTTGTAG
- a CDS encoding polyphosphate polymerase domain-containing protein has protein sequence MDANQNRREFKFVLPPHLGEVIRQRVGEVMQADRGAEDGYPVLSEYYDTTERTSYWQKQFGVPNRRRVRSRVYGRRDGVIPASAFIEVKHKLDGVTVKRRVPVNLDELEQLSEGIIPISRESATPADHRVLAEIADLVNERGSRPVVQIRYHRFAYDSGPEGTIRITFDSDPLCRFRRVPLTPDDPDFELPLLEPGSSIMEVKTIGPVPYWFRNLIGEFNLVPRGFSKYTAALELYEFKSRTPISQTPPPPPPTRGIPRKTELLDEKGRRRPAATTTLRRSTPAPERSTGVFRVLFARLLSFLHLQRAR, from the coding sequence ATGGACGCGAACCAGAACCGCAGAGAATTCAAATTCGTTCTCCCGCCGCATCTCGGCGAGGTGATCCGCCAACGTGTAGGCGAGGTCATGCAGGCCGACCGTGGGGCGGAGGACGGTTATCCGGTGCTATCGGAATATTACGATACGACCGAGCGGACTTCCTATTGGCAAAAGCAGTTTGGCGTCCCAAATCGCCGCCGCGTTCGCAGCCGTGTCTATGGCCGCCGCGATGGAGTGATTCCGGCGAGTGCTTTCATCGAGGTGAAGCACAAGCTCGATGGCGTGACGGTGAAGCGCCGCGTCCCGGTCAATCTCGACGAACTGGAGCAGCTTTCCGAGGGGATCATCCCGATCAGCCGTGAATCCGCCACGCCAGCCGACCACCGGGTGCTGGCGGAGATCGCCGACCTGGTGAATGAGCGCGGCAGCAGGCCGGTGGTGCAGATCCGCTATCATCGCTTTGCCTACGACAGCGGACCGGAGGGTACGATCCGCATCACATTCGATAGCGATCCGCTCTGCCGTTTCCGTCGCGTGCCGTTGACGCCGGATGATCCGGACTTTGAACTGCCTTTGTTGGAGCCCGGTTCCTCGATCATGGAGGTGAAGACGATCGGCCCGGTGCCCTATTGGTTCCGGAATCTGATCGGCGAGTTCAATTTGGTGCCCCGCGGTTTCAGCAAGTACACGGCCGCGTTGGAGCTTTACGAATTCAAGAGCCGCACGCCGATTTCCCAGACCCCTCCCCCTCCGCCACCCACCCGTGGCATCCCCAGGAAGACGGAGTTACTGGATGAAAAGGGCCGCCGCCGCCCTGCAGCGACCACCACCCTGCGCCGCAGCACTCCAGCGCCGGAACGCAGCACCGGCGTCTTCCGCGTTCTGTTCGCACGACTGCTCTCGTTCCTGCATCTTCAAAGGGCTCGCTGA
- a CDS encoding DUF4956 domain-containing protein, with translation MTFEDLLNLGGGVTPGTPPPKEVALAMAVSLALNLAIATLYRKTYKGTRYSQDYVQTLIMIGVVTTILIMVVAGNGAIAFGMFAAFSVIRFRRTLGQSRDLAFVFFAMAIGMVVGARLYSMAVIITAIVGVAVYLLTKTDAFAPRRASHMLTLRMTSDMDFEQLLLPVFDNFADRVQLVSVSSAQAGMMTELRYGLQLKIGASTPKLLEALHLVCGNNRVILTPTGNELDM, from the coding sequence ATGACTTTCGAAGACTTGCTCAACCTCGGCGGAGGCGTTACGCCCGGCACCCCACCCCCTAAAGAAGTTGCCTTGGCCATGGCCGTGAGCCTGGCGCTGAACCTCGCCATCGCGACCCTCTATCGCAAGACCTACAAGGGAACCCGATACTCGCAGGACTATGTCCAGACGCTGATCATGATCGGCGTCGTGACCACCATCCTGATCATGGTGGTGGCGGGGAATGGCGCCATCGCCTTTGGCATGTTCGCGGCGTTCTCGGTGATCCGCTTCCGCCGCACCCTCGGCCAGTCGCGTGACCTCGCCTTCGTGTTCTTCGCCATGGCCATTGGCATGGTGGTCGGCGCGCGACTCTACAGCATGGCGGTCATCATCACTGCCATTGTTGGCGTGGCGGTCTACTTGCTGACCAAGACGGACGCCTTTGCCCCGCGCCGCGCCTCGCACATGCTGACGCTGCGGATGACCAGCGACATGGACTTCGAGCAATTGCTCCTGCCGGTGTTCGATAACTTCGCCGATCGCGTCCAACTCGTCAGCGTCTCGTCGGCCCAAGCCGGCATGATGACCGAGCTACGCTATGGCCTGCAGCTCAAGATCGGCGCCAGCACGCCCAAGCTGCTGGAAGCCCTGCACCTCGTCTGCGGCAACAACCGCGTGATCCTCACACCGACCGGCAACGAGCTGGACATGTGA
- a CDS encoding OprO/OprP family phosphate-selective porin: MKTLPKLLFLSCLAGPLVAPVALRAQEPAAESAKPDEGGKKKKKKKKDKDKDKDKSNGKAKAKDKDEGKKESKDESKSSSSGSSAKEVPPELVAPPVSNNGDWCQWLQNKPGLLYENEKNPWIQSFEIGGRFHYQIASLEGTDINGMDFSDTYDEYRRLRFETQTRFLKYFVAEVNVNLVNDNRFRADPFNELEWGYDRFDEASVEFDIGEAFGDGWLDGIKLKYGRMKLKMTEEVHMSSNEIFTVERSGIADKLGGNLSRPTGVTLELDKGNWDLTVGMFSAEDDSDFLAGWGEGEFFYGSLEWRATEDLKLVLDYSQNNHDGLDDALGYGWAAALSAIYQKNDWGIITEAIYGDNGGGISAPIERRQGDFHAFVVMPWYWILEKKLQAVVQYQYASSPESQGLQLPARYVRAEHENPLVDVDNGRGNEHHFLYAGLNWHLCPDRVKVMGGFSIDDLTTREGEVKAYTWQLAFRTAF; encoded by the coding sequence ATGAAAACCCTGCCCAAGCTATTGTTCCTTTCCTGTCTTGCCGGACCGCTGGTCGCTCCGGTCGCCCTTCGGGCTCAGGAGCCTGCCGCCGAATCGGCCAAGCCGGATGAAGGCGGCAAAAAGAAGAAGAAAAAGAAGAAGGACAAGGATAAGGATAAGGATAAGAGCAACGGCAAGGCCAAGGCCAAGGACAAGGACGAGGGCAAGAAGGAGTCGAAAGATGAGTCCAAGTCCTCTTCGTCCGGATCGAGCGCCAAGGAAGTACCTCCCGAGCTTGTTGCCCCTCCCGTTTCCAACAATGGCGACTGGTGCCAGTGGCTTCAGAACAAGCCCGGCCTGCTCTACGAGAACGAGAAGAATCCTTGGATCCAGTCCTTCGAGATCGGCGGGCGCTTCCACTACCAGATTGCCTCGCTCGAGGGCACCGACATCAACGGGATGGATTTCAGCGACACCTACGATGAATATCGTAGGTTGCGCTTCGAGACCCAGACGCGGTTCCTCAAGTACTTCGTGGCGGAGGTGAATGTGAACCTGGTGAACGACAACCGGTTCCGCGCCGATCCTTTCAACGAGCTGGAGTGGGGCTACGATCGCTTCGACGAAGCCTCGGTCGAGTTCGACATCGGGGAAGCCTTTGGCGACGGCTGGCTCGACGGCATCAAGCTGAAGTACGGCCGCATGAAGCTGAAGATGACCGAGGAAGTCCACATGTCCTCGAATGAGATCTTCACCGTCGAACGCTCGGGCATCGCCGACAAGCTCGGCGGCAATCTCAGCCGGCCGACCGGCGTGACGCTGGAGCTCGACAAGGGCAACTGGGATCTGACCGTCGGCATGTTCAGCGCCGAGGATGATTCCGATTTCCTCGCGGGCTGGGGTGAAGGCGAGTTCTTCTACGGCAGCCTCGAGTGGCGCGCCACCGAGGACCTGAAGCTGGTGCTCGACTACAGCCAGAACAATCATGATGGCCTCGACGATGCGCTGGGCTATGGCTGGGCGGCCGCCCTTTCCGCGATCTATCAGAAGAACGACTGGGGCATCATCACCGAGGCCATCTACGGCGACAATGGTGGCGGCATCAGTGCTCCCATCGAGCGCCGGCAGGGCGATTTCCACGCGTTCGTGGTGATGCCTTGGTACTGGATCCTTGAGAAGAAGCTCCAAGCGGTGGTTCAGTACCAGTATGCCAGTTCACCGGAGTCGCAGGGCCTGCAGTTGCCCGCCCGCTACGTGCGCGCGGAACATGAGAATCCCTTGGTGGACGTGGACAATGGCCGCGGCAACGAGCACCACTTCCTCTACGCCGGACTCAACTGGCACCTCTGCCCCGACCGCGTGAAGGTCATGGGTGGCTTCTCCATCGACGATCTGACCACCCGCGAGGGCGAGGTGAAGGCCTACACCTGGCAGCTCGCTTTCCGCACCGCCTTCTGA